A part of Neovison vison isolate M4711 chromosome 8, ASM_NN_V1, whole genome shotgun sequence genomic DNA contains:
- the B4GALT5 gene encoding beta-1,4-galactosyltransferase 5, with product MRVRRGLLRLPRRSLLAALFFFSLSSSLLYFVYVAPGIVNTYLFMMQAQGILIRDNMRTIGAQVYEQVVRSAYAKRNSSVNDSDYPLDLNHSETFLQTTTFLPEDFTYFANHTCPERLPSMKGPIDINMSEIAMDDIHEIFSKDPAIKLGGHWKPSDCMPRWKVAILIPFRNRHEHLPVLLRHLIPMLQRQRLRFAFYVVEQVGTQPFNRAMLFNVGFQEAMKDLDWDCLIFHDVDHIPESDRNYYGCGQMPRHFATKLDKYMYLLPYTEFFGGVSGLTVEQFRKINGFPNAFWGWGGEDDDLWNRVQNAGYSVSRPEGDTGKYKSIPHHHRGEVQFLGRYALLRKSKERQGLDGLNNLNYFANITYDALYKNITVNLTPELAQVTEY from the exons TGAACACCTACCTCTTCATGATGCAAGCTCAAGGCATTCTGATCCGGGACAACATGAGAACAATTGGCGCTCAGGTCTATGAGCAGGTGGTTCGGAGTGCTTATGCCAAGAGGAACAGCAGCGTGAATGACTCAG ATTATCCTCTTGACTTGAACCACAGTGAAACCTTCCTGCAAACCACAACGTTTCTTCCTGAAGACTTCACCTACTTTGCAAACCATACCTGCCCCGAGAGGCTCCCTTCCATGA AGGGCCCAATAGACATAAACATGAGCGAAATCGCAATGGATGACATCCATGAAATCTTCTCTAAAGACCCAGCCATCAAGCTCGGAGGTCACTGGAAGCCTTCAGATTGCATGCCTCGATGGAAG GTGGCGATCCTCATCCCTTTCCGCAACCGCCACGAGCACCTCCCGGTCCTGCTCAGGCACCTGATCCCCATGCTTCAGCGGCAGCGCCTGCGGTTCGCCTTCTACGTGGTCGAGCAG GTTGGCACCCAGCCCTTTAATCGAGCCATGCTGTTCAATGTCGGTTTTCAAGAGGCAATGAAGGATCTGGACTGGGACTGTCTTATTTTTCATGACGTGGATCATATACCAGAAAGCGATCGGAACTACTATGGATGCGGGCAGATGCCCAGGCACTTTGCAACGAAGTTGGACAAGTATATGTATCT GCTTCCTTACACCGAGTTCTTCGGTGGAGTGAGCGGCTTAACGGTGGAACAGTTTCGGAAGATCAACGGCTTTCCGAACGCTTTCTGGGGTTGGGGTGGAGAAGATGACGACCTGTGGAACAG AGTACAGAATGCAGGCTACTCTGTGAGCCGGCCAGAAGGTGACACCGGGAAGTACAAGTCTATTCCTCATCACCACCGAGGAGAAGTCCAATTTCTTGGAAG GTACGCTCTGCTGCGCAAGTCCAAAGAACGGCAAGGGCTGGACGGCCTCAACAACTTGAACTACTTTGCAAACATCACATACGACGCCTTGTATAAAAACATTACTGTCAACTTGACACCCGAGCTGGCTCAGGTGACCGAGTACTGA